CGTTCTTACGATTCCGAACTCGCACGGTTCAGACATCGGAAAGAAGCTCCTCACGAAGATCCTCCGTCAAGCGGGAGTTGATCGCAAGGATTGGAAAAGCTCTAACCGCAGGATGGACAGAGAGCGAACTGCGCTAGTCCCGGCTCCCAGAGCTCACCTTACCCGCTGCCGCGCTGCGGCTCATTCATGGATGGATTCCTCTTTGTCTAATTGAAGAAAGATCTCTTCAGCTGCGGCGACAAATGATTCGTCAGAGAGTTCTGGTAG
The genomic region above belongs to Terriglobia bacterium and contains:
- a CDS encoding type II toxin-antitoxin system HicA family toxin, with amino-acid sequence MAPCAHLPEVYVTRDRWSFSFCQRSCVVPPFGPTKRKDLLHYLKRLGFEGPISGDKHEFLVKGSLVLTIPNSHGSDIGKKLLTKILRQAGVDRKDWKSSNRRMDRERTALVPAPRAHLTRCRAAAHSWMDSSLSN